In Anaerolineales bacterium, one DNA window encodes the following:
- a CDS encoding glycosyltransferase family 39 protein, with the protein MASSQRNLATCLLAGGSMLAILGQIVQAALPLGQRTESMVLLFCGLVFYLLGILTARDEKISAQIEHMLKRPGIWLNLEPWQVVAIFLSIFYSILAHFAAGDGEKMISPIGTWAAWLISIGLYMLGCWKPNDLNLRSKWKPFLFALGFAFLALPFRAIATNYIPILLNGDEASAGLHGIRFIEGESNNPFSAGWYSFPGLYFLVPSASISLFGNTTAALRIPSAIAGALTVGGIYLTGHAMFGKRTGLIAALALTGFHFHMHFSRIGLNNIWDGLFFVITVGAAWYAWERESRNAFLLAGLGLGLSQYFYPSSRALLIVVFGGLISTAIFNLPKLKRSLANMILMTLGMIVVFLPLAWYYIIYPEQYLAPLSRVSILGSWLENEVAITGLPAWRILLKQIGLGVLAFTHLPLQHWYRPETSFLRPLYAGFFLLGSVHLMTRPKDSRSIFLLLWLAVYVLLGGLSESTPAAQRYVAAAPVCILILARGLDKIGDLVERLWQRSARVLTIVLIGIAVFLSADDINFYFNTYTPKTVIDFGGGASVIAQHLANDLKDKPRGTQAFFFTTDIMGYYSIPSISYLAPQVQGFDVHQPWGSAENPVPESDHLVFIFLPEVTSYLPDVETAYPNGVLHERKDVDQKILYWLYEYENTP; encoded by the coding sequence ATGGCATCATCGCAGCGCAATCTGGCGACATGCCTGCTGGCGGGTGGCAGTATGCTGGCAATCCTGGGCCAAATCGTTCAGGCGGCGCTGCCCCTTGGGCAGCGTACAGAATCAATGGTTTTATTGTTCTGCGGCCTGGTTTTCTACCTGCTCGGGATCTTGACAGCCAGGGATGAAAAGATCAGTGCACAAATTGAGCATATGCTAAAAAGACCCGGCATCTGGCTAAACCTTGAACCATGGCAGGTTGTCGCCATCTTTCTATCGATCTTTTATTCGATTCTTGCACATTTTGCGGCGGGCGATGGCGAAAAAATGATCAGCCCAATCGGGACGTGGGCAGCATGGCTGATCAGTATTGGTTTATATATGCTTGGCTGTTGGAAACCAAATGACCTAAACCTGCGGTCGAAATGGAAACCTTTCCTGTTTGCTTTGGGCTTTGCATTCCTGGCCCTGCCGTTCCGTGCCATTGCAACCAATTACATTCCAATCCTTCTGAATGGTGACGAGGCGTCCGCCGGGTTGCACGGCATTCGATTTATAGAGGGAGAATCCAACAATCCTTTTTCAGCCGGCTGGTATTCTTTTCCAGGGCTGTATTTTCTGGTTCCGTCCGCATCAATATCATTGTTTGGAAATACCACAGCCGCATTGCGAATCCCTTCAGCGATCGCCGGCGCATTGACGGTTGGGGGAATCTATCTGACGGGGCATGCAATGTTCGGCAAACGGACAGGGCTCATCGCCGCTCTTGCACTGACGGGTTTTCACTTCCATATGCACTTCAGCCGTATCGGATTAAACAATATCTGGGACGGGCTTTTTTTTGTGATCACTGTCGGCGCGGCATGGTATGCGTGGGAAAGGGAAAGCCGCAATGCCTTCCTGCTGGCCGGGCTTGGGCTTGGGCTGTCGCAATATTTTTACCCGAGCAGTCGCGCGTTGTTGATCGTCGTCTTTGGAGGTCTTATCTCCACCGCGATATTCAATCTTCCAAAATTAAAACGCTCGCTCGCAAATATGATTTTGATGACCCTTGGGATGATTGTCGTTTTCCTTCCCCTCGCATGGTATTACATCATATATCCCGAACAATATCTGGCGCCGCTTTCAAGGGTCAGCATTCTCGGATCCTGGCTGGAGAATGAGGTGGCGATCACGGGATTGCCCGCCTGGCGAATCCTTCTGAAACAGATTGGTCTTGGCGTCCTGGCTTTCACACATCTTCCCCTGCAACACTGGTACCGCCCTGAAACATCCTTTCTTCGACCGTTATACGCGGGGTTCTTCCTGTTGGGATCGGTCCATTTAATGACGCGCCCAAAAGACAGCCGCTCGATCTTCCTGCTCCTTTGGCTGGCGGTGTATGTCCTGCTGGGCGGTTTGAGCGAATCAACCCCGGCAGCGCAAAGATATGTGGCTGCCGCACCTGTCTGTATCCTTATCCTCGCACGTGGGCTGGATAAAATTGGCGATTTGGTCGAACGGCTCTGGCAAAGATCCGCCCGGGTGTTGACCATAGTGTTGATTGGGATCGCAGTTTTTCTGAGTGCGGATGATATAAATTTCTACTTTAACACATACACCCCTAAAACCGTCATTGATTTTGGAGGCGGAGCGAGCGTGATAGCCCAGCACCTGGCAAACGACTTGAAAGACAAGCCGCGAGGCACACAGGCTTTTTTCTTCACCACCGACATCATGGGATATTATTCCATTCCCAGCATTTCCTACCTTGCACCGCAAGTGCAAGGCTTTGATGTTCACCAACCCTGGGGCTCAGCTGAGAACCCGGTCCCTGAATCTGACCATTTGGTGTTTATATTCCTTCCAGAGG
- a CDS encoding acyl-CoA dehydrogenase, with protein MTDLPIFPLTDEHKMLRDAARDFAQKEIAPIAGEFDESGEFPHATIKKMGEMGFMGIEVPEQYGGAGMDALAYVLALEEICKADASHGVIMSVNNSLYCHGIFKFGTEEQKKKFITPIASGKAIGAYSLTEPQSGSDAGTMKGRATRDGDFYVLNGRKSWVTSGPVADYFVVFMMTDPDKKQKGVSAFLVEGGMPGLTRGKKEPKLGIRASATSELIFEDCKIPVENRLGGEGEGFKIAMTVLDAGRIGIATQALGISEAAYEAARQYAGQREAFGQPIGAFQGTGFKIADMKTRIEASRLLIYNAAIAKEKSKQGGGRYSLEASMAKLFASETSMFVTHQAVQIHGGMGYSKELPVERYFRDAKITEIYEGTSEIQRIVISRSELGIK; from the coding sequence ATGACAGACCTCCCCATCTTTCCGCTCACGGACGAACACAAAATGCTCCGCGATGCCGCGCGCGATTTTGCGCAAAAAGAAATCGCCCCCATTGCGGGGGAATTTGATGAAAGCGGAGAATTCCCTCATGCCACCATAAAAAAAATGGGTGAAATGGGATTCATGGGGATCGAGGTTCCCGAACAATATGGCGGTGCAGGCATGGACGCCCTCGCCTACGTTCTCGCGCTCGAAGAAATCTGCAAAGCGGATGCTTCGCACGGTGTCATCATGTCCGTCAATAATTCATTATATTGTCACGGCATTTTCAAATTTGGCACGGAGGAACAAAAGAAGAAATTCATCACACCGATCGCCTCTGGCAAGGCAATTGGCGCATATTCCCTCACTGAACCTCAAAGCGGCTCAGACGCAGGGACCATGAAAGGACGCGCCACGCGCGACGGCGACTTCTACGTATTGAATGGCCGCAAATCCTGGGTTACCAGCGGACCTGTTGCAGATTATTTCGTCGTCTTTATGATGACCGATCCGGATAAAAAGCAAAAAGGCGTTTCCGCATTTTTGGTTGAAGGCGGCATGCCCGGCCTCACCCGCGGAAAGAAGGAGCCAAAACTTGGCATCCGTGCCTCCGCAACCAGCGAGCTGATCTTTGAAGATTGTAAAATCCCTGTTGAGAACAGACTCGGCGGGGAAGGCGAAGGCTTTAAAATAGCAATGACCGTTCTTGATGCAGGACGCATCGGCATTGCCACCCAGGCGCTTGGGATTTCGGAAGCAGCCTACGAAGCAGCAAGGCAATATGCGGGTCAGCGAGAAGCGTTCGGTCAACCGATCGGAGCATTCCAGGGAACGGGGTTCAAAATCGCAGATATGAAGACGCGTATCGAGGCATCCCGTTTGTTAATATACAATGCTGCGATTGCAAAAGAAAAATCCAAACAGGGCGGCGGACGCTATTCGCTGGAGGCCTCCATGGCAAAATTATTTGCATCGGAAACCTCAATGTTCGTCACGCACCAGGCTGTTCAAATTCACGGTGGCATGGGCTACAGCAAGGAACTGCCCGTTGAACGCTATTTCCGCGATGCAAAGATTACCGAAATATACGAGGGCACGAGCGAAATTCAAAGGATTGTGATTTCACGTAGCGAGTTGGGGATTAAATAA
- a CDS encoding ABC transporter substrate-binding protein, with protein sequence MKKFAFKLLVLFVFASFVLAACGGAAPATDAPAPAATQAPASSDAPATEAPSMELEGEVSIVAWAGYVERGETSPDFDWVTEFEAQTGCMVKVKTAATSDEMVALMNEGGFDLVTASGDASNRLISGGRVQAIDISRIPSYSEIDPRLQDAPWHTVDGVHYGVPYSSGQNVLMYNTDVFGDQPPTSWDVVFEEMTLPDGQSNKGRIQAYDGPIYVADAALYLMYNNPELGIANPYQLTRDQFNAAIELLRQQRTLINRYWHDAFIQMDDFTNEGVAASGSWPFQANLLKGGGAPIDKVVPVEGATGWADSTMLHVDSEHPNCAYAWMEWSLNPKAQGDLAAWFQNVPVRLDACEGNPLLGEEGCKNNGSEDFDKIWWWRTPTTDCGDGRMECVPYHEWVTNYVAVIGGR encoded by the coding sequence ATGAAGAAGTTTGCTTTTAAACTGCTGGTCCTGTTTGTATTTGCCAGTTTCGTGCTTGCGGCTTGTGGAGGCGCGGCTCCTGCAACAGATGCTCCTGCCCCTGCTGCCACACAGGCTCCTGCATCGTCCGATGCGCCTGCAACCGAAGCGCCCTCGATGGAACTCGAAGGTGAGGTTTCCATTGTTGCCTGGGCGGGATATGTCGAGCGCGGCGAGACCAGCCCAGACTTTGACTGGGTGACTGAATTCGAGGCCCAGACCGGTTGTATGGTGAAGGTCAAAACTGCCGCAACTTCTGATGAAATGGTAGCGTTGATGAATGAGGGCGGTTTTGATCTTGTGACTGCTTCCGGCGATGCCTCCAACCGCCTAATCTCAGGCGGCAGGGTTCAGGCGATTGATATTTCCCGAATCCCGAGCTACAGCGAAATTGATCCGCGTTTGCAGGATGCCCCTTGGCATACTGTGGACGGCGTCCACTATGGCGTGCCGTATTCATCCGGGCAAAATGTCCTGATGTACAACACCGATGTGTTTGGCGATCAACCGCCCACAAGCTGGGATGTGGTCTTCGAAGAGATGACCCTGCCTGATGGTCAGTCCAACAAGGGCCGCATTCAGGCGTATGACGGGCCCATCTATGTCGCGGATGCCGCGCTGTACCTGATGTACAACAATCCTGAACTGGGTATTGCCAATCCCTACCAGTTGACCCGCGATCAATTCAATGCTGCGATCGAACTGCTCCGCCAGCAGCGCACGTTGATCAACCGTTACTGGCATGATGCGTTCATTCAGATGGACGACTTCACGAATGAAGGCGTTGCCGCTTCGGGTTCCTGGCCCTTCCAGGCGAACCTGCTGAAGGGTGGCGGCGCCCCGATTGACAAGGTTGTTCCGGTGGAAGGTGCAACGGGCTGGGCTGACTCGACCATGCTGCATGTGGATTCCGAGCATCCCAACTGCGCTTATGCATGGATGGAGTGGTCGCTCAACCCCAAGGCACAGGGCGATCTGGCTGCCTGGTTCCAGAATGTCCCCGTCCGCCTGGATGCCTGCGAAGGCAACCCCCTGCTCGGGGAAGAAGGTTGTAAGAACAACGGCTCCGAAGATTTCGATAAAATCTGGTGGTGGCGCACTCCCACCACGGATTGTGGTGATGGTCGTATGGAATGTGTTCCCTATCATGAATGGGTCACAAACTATGTAGCCGTTATCGGCGGCCGTTAG
- a CDS encoding ABC transporter ATP-binding protein: MNNSSAPAIRFDKVSRYFGEVRAVDQVDLEVKDGEFFSMLGPSGSGKTTCLRMIAGFDRPTSGFIHLYGQEVSSLPPYDRDVNTVFQDYALFPHMNVGDNIAYGLMVKKVAREERLKRMEEMLELVQLTGYAGRKPSQLSGGQRQRVALARALINHPKVLLLDEPLGALDLKLRQQMQIELKGIQKRVGITFIFVTHDQEEAITMSDRIAVFNQGKIEQVGSPSDIYERPASAFVAGFVGTSNLVSGEVARRTTGSEQTFSIRPEKIHLGSVHDKPAGDMLSLEGVVRDVVYLGLYTRYLVEIESGADLVVIEQNLKTTSMDVLSAKGQKVRLSWHKDHISRMGG, from the coding sequence ATGAATAATTCCTCCGCGCCCGCCATTCGTTTTGATAAAGTGAGCCGTTATTTTGGGGAGGTGAGAGCCGTCGACCAGGTGGACCTGGAGGTTAAGGATGGCGAGTTTTTTTCCATGCTTGGTCCATCAGGCTCGGGGAAAACCACCTGCCTGCGCATGATTGCAGGGTTTGACAGGCCCACTTCCGGATTTATCCATTTATATGGACAGGAAGTTTCCAGCCTGCCGCCTTATGATCGGGATGTCAATACGGTATTTCAGGATTATGCATTATTTCCACACATGAACGTGGGGGATAACATTGCCTATGGTTTGATGGTGAAAAAGGTCGCCAGGGAAGAGCGCTTAAAACGCATGGAAGAGATGCTGGAACTGGTGCAGTTGACCGGTTATGCCGGACGAAAACCCTCACAGCTATCCGGCGGACAGCGTCAGCGCGTCGCGCTCGCCCGCGCACTGATCAATCATCCCAAGGTTCTCCTGCTCGATGAGCCGCTCGGCGCATTGGACTTGAAACTGCGCCAGCAGATGCAAATCGAACTTAAAGGGATTCAAAAACGGGTTGGCATTACCTTTATTTTTGTCACGCACGACCAGGAAGAGGCGATCACCATGAGTGACCGCATTGCTGTTTTTAATCAGGGCAAGATCGAGCAGGTTGGTTCACCCTCTGATATTTATGAGAGACCCGCCTCTGCTTTTGTGGCGGGCTTTGTCGGGACATCGAACCTTGTCAGCGGGGAAGTGGCAAGGCGCACCACAGGCTCCGAACAGACGTTTTCCATCCGTCCTGAAAAAATCCATCTCGGTTCGGTCCATGACAAACCCGCAGGTGATATGCTCTCTCTGGAAGGCGTGGTCCGCGATGTGGTGTATCTCGGCTTATACACCCGCTATCTGGTTGAGATCGAAAGCGGAGCGGATTTGGTGGTTATTGAACAAAACCTCAAGACCACTTCGATGGATGTGCTTTCTGCAAAGGGACAAAAGGTAAGGCTGTCCTGGCACAAGGATCACATCAGCCGCATGGGAGGCTGA
- a CDS encoding ABC transporter permease, with protein MINRLSTFFYRRPKLVLALFLIPPLLYMVVVYLGSLFSLLINSFYAIDDFTGLIIREFTLKTYVQIFNPANREIFMRTATMATIVTIVDALVAFPLAYYIAKFASPRLKTWLLIAVTIPLWSSYLVRVYAWKLILAKEGILSWFINIFGLSGALDWLLGLPNIGGSSLSLSPIGMFIVFVYIWLPYMIIPIQTALERVPASLLEASSDLGAKPLQTFRTVILPLAFPGVVAGSIFTFSLTLGDFIVPLTLGNSKFFIGQAVFSYQGTGGNIPLAAAMTMGPVVIMIVYLLIARKLGAFDAL; from the coding sequence ATGATTAACCGCCTCTCCACATTTTTCTACCGGCGTCCAAAACTGGTTTTAGCCCTGTTCCTCATTCCGCCATTGCTCTACATGGTGGTGGTGTATCTCGGCTCGTTATTCTCCCTGTTGATCAATAGTTTTTACGCCATCGACGATTTCACCGGCCTCATCATCCGCGAGTTTACGCTTAAGACCTATGTACAGATATTCAACCCCGCCAACCGGGAAATCTTCATGCGTACTGCCACAATGGCAACCATCGTCACCATTGTGGATGCACTGGTCGCATTTCCGCTGGCATATTACATCGCAAAATTCGCCTCGCCAAGGCTGAAGACCTGGCTTCTCATCGCAGTGACAATTCCGCTCTGGTCAAGTTATCTTGTGCGTGTCTATGCCTGGAAGTTGATCCTGGCAAAGGAAGGCATCCTTTCCTGGTTCATTAATATATTCGGTTTAAGCGGCGCTCTTGACTGGCTGTTGGGTTTGCCGAATATCGGGGGGTCGTCCCTTTCGCTCTCTCCGATCGGGATGTTCATTGTGTTCGTGTACATCTGGCTCCCGTACATGATCATTCCCATACAGACCGCCCTGGAACGTGTGCCCGCCTCCCTGCTGGAAGCCTCCAGCGACCTGGGTGCAAAACCGCTTCAAACCTTCCGCACGGTGATCCTGCCATTGGCGTTTCCCGGCGTTGTGGCCGGTTCAATTTTCACTTTTTCACTGACACTGGGCGACTTCATCGTCCCGCTGACGCTGGGCAATTCAAAATTTTTCATCGGACAAGCCGTCTTTTCCTATCAGGGAACTGGCGGGAACATCCCTCTTGCCGCTGCAATGACGATGGGACCGGTTGTCATTATGATCGTCTACCTGCTCATTGCCCGTAAACTTGGAGCGTTCGATGCCCTCTAA
- a CDS encoding ABC transporter permease, translated as MPSKSSDTRPRASWGLKFAALGTLLFLHVPMWIIFLYTLTPDETTYTFPLPGFTTKWFGVALGRADLWRSLTLSFQVATVATIAALILGTLAAAAVYRSKFFGREAISFLLVLPIALPGIVSGIALRTAIGGLSIPFSFWTIVIGHATFCVVVVYNNVLARFRRTSASMIEASMDLGANSFQTFRHVVLPNIATALLAGGMLAFALSFDEVIVTTFTAGQQTTLPIWIFSQLSRPRDRPVTNVVATIVILITFIPIFLAQKISAGSSDTEGETK; from the coding sequence ATGCCCTCTAAATCATCCGACACCCGCCCCAGAGCCTCCTGGGGTTTGAAGTTCGCTGCGCTGGGCACCCTGCTTTTTCTGCATGTGCCTATGTGGATCATTTTTCTCTACACACTCACGCCCGACGAAACCACCTATACATTTCCATTACCGGGCTTTACAACCAAATGGTTTGGCGTTGCATTGGGGCGCGCAGACCTGTGGCGTTCGTTGACTCTTTCCTTTCAAGTTGCCACAGTCGCCACCATCGCCGCATTGATATTGGGTACGCTCGCCGCAGCAGCAGTCTATCGCAGTAAATTCTTTGGACGTGAGGCGATTTCCTTCCTGCTTGTTCTGCCAATCGCTTTGCCCGGCATCGTCTCCGGCATTGCCCTGCGGACTGCCATTGGCGGGTTGAGCATCCCTTTTTCTTTTTGGACAATCGTCATTGGCCACGCCACCTTCTGTGTCGTGGTCGTTTACAACAACGTGCTGGCCAGATTCCGCCGTACCAGCGCATCCATGATCGAAGCCTCCATGGATTTGGGCGCGAACTCCTTCCAAACTTTCCGCCATGTTGTACTCCCCAATATTGCAACCGCACTCCTTGCTGGCGGCATGCTGGCGTTTGCGCTTTCGTTCGATGAAGTCATTGTGACAACATTTACCGCGGGTCAGCAGACCACGCTACCGATCTGGATTTTCAGCCAGCTTTCCCGTCCGCGTGACCGCCCTGTGACCAACGTCGTGGCCACTATCGTCATTCTTATCACTTTCATACCGATCTTCCTCGCACAAAAGATCTCGGCAGGCTCATCGGACACGGAAGGCGAAACGAAATAG
- a CDS encoding SET domain-containing protein has protein sequence MTFSYLNSKCEARGHVKGGCGVFAREMVLKDELVSLWGGKIVRRDELDPAMPRFTQRVLQLDEDLYLLTAEEKEPNDCFNHSCEPNLGFFGQIGLVAMCDIEAGEELTFDYAMSDGGPYDEFECTCGSLNCRGRVSGNDWKLPQLWKRYDGYYSPYLARRIKSLR, from the coding sequence ATGACCTTTTCCTATCTCAACTCAAAATGTGAAGCACGCGGCCATGTCAAAGGCGGGTGTGGTGTTTTTGCGCGCGAAATGGTTTTGAAGGATGAACTGGTTTCCTTGTGGGGAGGGAAGATAGTCCGCAGGGATGAACTAGACCCGGCCATGCCGCGCTTCACTCAGCGTGTTTTGCAACTGGACGAAGACTTGTATTTATTGACCGCCGAGGAAAAAGAGCCCAATGATTGTTTCAATCATTCCTGCGAACCGAATTTGGGTTTCTTCGGGCAGATCGGGCTGGTTGCCATGTGCGATATTGAAGCCGGCGAAGAGTTAACCTTTGACTATGCCATGTCTGACGGCGGCCCATATGATGAATTTGAATGTACGTGCGGTTCACTGAACTGCCGCGGCAGGGTAAGCGGCAATGACTGGAAGCTGCCGCAGCTTTGGAAAAGATACGACGGATATTATTCGCCATATCTTGCGAGAAGAATCAAGTCATTACGATAG
- a CDS encoding glycosyltransferase family 39 protein, which produces MKNSFPVRIYCAALVLRLIPVLLTRGLGIGLDDMFQYDMLARSLASGNGFRWYAQEDLKLLEPYVDFDLSTAKEYDPQYGLYTSFRAPLYPTFLAIVYFFSGLDVSRFFAVRLAQAVFLGAPLAPLTYLVSRRLFSDSEKTAKISAWIVACYPMLLVYPLGLGTENLFFVLFLASFLFLLKSIESPSPVHFLLSGLLLALATLTRSVILPFAGLAILYLYYLHRRRALLSAFAFVLVIAPWILRNSLLHNKLTGIETSMGYNLYLGYHPEGNGSFVFGPSLDLLTIMDDAERDKVGTQKALGFITAQAERLIPLAVSRLGLFFGLEKRVLMYFYSNNLIGFIPKPALLTISVVLLLPFVLVSTSAVFGSSFLRRNPQTILLILLLFCYVLPHVLILSEDRFHLALIPFFAILAAHCWSGGTQALSARWHESGTGKLAVSLALFALVLLLFNWGFELHRDADKITALLGLDGNKTYFPY; this is translated from the coding sequence ATGAAAAATTCCTTCCCGGTCCGCATTTATTGTGCCGCGCTTGTGTTGCGTTTGATACCCGTCCTGCTTACCCGCGGACTGGGAATTGGCCTGGATGACATGTTCCAGTATGATATGCTGGCGCGCAGTTTGGCTTCCGGTAACGGCTTTCGCTGGTATGCACAAGAAGACTTGAAGCTGCTCGAGCCGTATGTGGATTTTGACCTCTCGACAGCGAAAGAGTATGACCCGCAATATGGACTTTACACCTCCTTCCGTGCGCCTTTATATCCTACGTTTTTAGCAATAGTTTATTTTTTCAGCGGGCTGGATGTCTCCCGTTTCTTTGCGGTTCGTTTGGCGCAGGCGGTTTTTCTCGGCGCGCCGCTTGCCCCGTTGACCTATCTGGTTTCCCGTCGTTTATTCTCTGACTCTGAGAAAACGGCGAAAATCTCTGCGTGGATCGTTGCCTGCTATCCCATGCTTCTCGTCTATCCTCTCGGCCTGGGGACTGAAAATCTATTCTTTGTGTTGTTTCTTGCCTCCTTCCTTTTTCTGCTCAAATCCATTGAATCCCCATCACCTGTCCACTTTCTGCTTTCCGGCCTCCTTCTTGCCTTGGCCACACTTACTCGATCTGTCATTCTTCCTTTTGCAGGCCTGGCCATTCTTTATCTTTATTACCTCCATCGTAGACGGGCTTTATTGAGCGCATTTGCCTTTGTTTTGGTGATCGCCCCATGGATTCTCCGCAATTCACTGTTGCACAATAAATTAACGGGAATCGAAACGTCCATGGGATACAACCTGTACCTTGGCTATCACCCCGAAGGGAATGGCTCGTTCGTCTTTGGTCCATCGCTGGATCTGCTTACCATCATGGATGATGCCGAACGGGATAAGGTTGGAACGCAAAAAGCCTTGGGTTTCATAACAGCCCAGGCCGAAAGGCTTATCCCATTGGCCGTGAGCAGGCTTGGGCTTTTCTTTGGACTGGAAAAACGTGTTCTGATGTATTTTTATTCCAATAATCTTATTGGCTTCATTCCCAAACCAGCCTTGCTGACCATTTCTGTAGTTTTACTCCTGCCGTTTGTGCTGGTCTCAACTTCAGCTGTATTTGGATCTTCCTTTTTGAGGCGGAATCCGCAAACGATTTTGTTGATCTTATTGCTGTTTTGCTACGTTTTACCACATGTCTTGATTCTTTCAGAAGACCGTTTTCACCTTGCGTTGATCCCGTTTTTTGCGATTCTTGCCGCGCATTGCTGGTCAGGCGGCACGCAGGCACTGTCTGCCCGCTGGCACGAGTCTGGGACTGGAAAACTGGCTGTGAGCCTTGCCCTTTTTGCTTTGGTTCTGCTTCTGTTCAATTGGGGATTTGAACTTCATCGTGATGCGGATAAAATTACCGCCCTGCTTGGGCTTGACGGCAACAAGACCTACTTTCCTTATTGA
- a CDS encoding CPBP family intramembrane metalloprotease: MKYLLGEKLNFDWKIVTVTIVSTLLLMVDHYHKLTPYKYWDRVILYLVIPLLLTLVLFRENPREYGLSFGDWQLGLVFTMLGILFMAPIIYYLGNGDESMRMYYGRFLPGLPWTTFLDLIGWEFIFRGWILFAYARKFGPEAMWLQAVPFALAHMGKPEIETLSTIFGGFAFGWVAWRTKSFVWPFLIHWFISTFIILVAAGTV; the protein is encoded by the coding sequence ATGAAATATTTGCTTGGCGAAAAACTGAATTTTGACTGGAAGATCGTTACTGTGACGATCGTCAGCACGTTATTGCTGATGGTGGATCACTATCATAAACTGACCCCGTACAAATACTGGGACCGTGTCATTCTATATCTCGTCATTCCGCTCCTGCTCACATTGGTCCTGTTTCGGGAGAATCCGCGTGAGTACGGCTTATCGTTTGGCGATTGGCAACTTGGTTTGGTGTTTACCATGCTGGGGATTCTTTTCATGGCTCCGATCATTTATTATCTAGGAAACGGTGACGAATCCATGAGAATGTATTACGGGCGTTTCCTGCCCGGTCTCCCATGGACGACCTTCCTCGATCTGATCGGCTGGGAATTTATTTTCAGAGGCTGGATTTTGTTTGCATATGCCCGCAAATTTGGGCCGGAAGCCATGTGGCTGCAGGCTGTGCCGTTCGCGCTGGCGCATATGGGCAAACCTGAAATTGAGACCCTTTCCACCATCTTTGGCGGATTTGCCTTCGGCTGGGTGGCATGGCGTACCAAATCCTTTGTCTGGCCTTTTCTGATTCACTGGTTCATTTCCACGTTTATTATTCTTGTGGCCGCGGGGACGGTGTAA
- a CDS encoding GNAT family N-acetyltransferase: protein MLTYEIRPALKSESAQIKDLIHLVGINPTGLDWKRFVVAVNEQGEVIGCGQIKPHGKDILELASIAIPPGQRGKGIARKVIEVLLEKTPRPLYLMCMSHNGPMYERFGFRAIAYEEMPRYYQRIKKVFDIANMIRREEELLVMKLE, encoded by the coding sequence ATGCTCACGTATGAGATTCGCCCTGCGCTAAAATCAGAATCGGCTCAAATCAAGGACTTGATTCATTTGGTTGGGATCAACCCCACAGGCCTGGACTGGAAGCGGTTTGTCGTGGCGGTCAATGAACAAGGCGAAGTCATTGGCTGCGGACAAATCAAGCCTCACGGGAAAGACATCCTTGAGCTGGCTTCGATTGCAATTCCGCCCGGGCAGCGTGGAAAAGGTATTGCGAGGAAGGTCATTGAAGTGTTGCTGGAAAAAACGCCGAGACCGCTGTATTTGATGTGCATGTCCCACAACGGCCCCATGTATGAACGGTTTGGGTTTCGAGCCATTGCATACGAGGAAATGCCGCGCTATTATCAGCGCATCAAAAAGGTCTTCGATATTGCGAACATGATTCGGCGCGAGGAGGAATTGCTTGTGATGAAGTTGGAGTAA
- a CDS encoding helix-hairpin-helix domain-containing protein: protein MRSALYVLLGVMAGFALAGLLVFISRAPAGQPVVLQPAPTKAPIAVHVIGAVPRPGLYQFSEGARVQDAIDAAGGLLATANVNAVNLAALLTDGQQLNIPYKSGSEPSDDTGLLELPGSSGANGSSSTTEDLSSSEPSDNKLININTATLQELDSLPGIGPTLAQRIIDHRNENGAFSTIEEIMDVSGIGLSTFENIKDLITVN, encoded by the coding sequence ATGAGAAGTGCGCTGTATGTTTTGCTTGGAGTGATGGCGGGCTTTGCACTTGCGGGGTTGTTGGTATTCATTTCGCGCGCACCGGCCGGTCAGCCGGTCGTGTTACAGCCTGCGCCTACCAAAGCTCCGATAGCCGTGCATGTGATCGGTGCGGTGCCGCGCCCGGGTCTGTATCAATTTTCTGAAGGTGCACGAGTTCAGGACGCGATCGACGCAGCGGGCGGCCTGCTTGCAACTGCCAACGTAAATGCAGTCAACCTCGCCGCTCTGTTGACCGACGGCCAGCAGTTGAATATTCCCTATAAATCAGGGAGCGAGCCATCGGATGATACAGGTTTGCTTGAACTGCCCGGCTCGTCGGGAGCGAACGGATCCTCATCGACAACCGAAGACCTGTCTTCATCTGAGCCTTCGGACAATAAACTAATTAATATCAACACAGCCACATTGCAGGAATTGGACTCGCTGCCCGGCATCGGCCCCACCCTTGCCCAGCGAATTATTGACCATCGCAATGAAAATGGCGCCTTTTCCACCATCGAGGAGATCATGGATGTATCAGGCATCGGCCTCTCCACCTTTGAAAACATAAAAGACCTGATCACAGTAAATTGA